One Microbacterium marinum genomic window carries:
- a CDS encoding GNAT family N-acetyltransferase, with product MEPVTLRTERLELSVPTDADVDAITAAAQDPEVPRWTTLPAPYERRDAEEFIAKAAAWWDEESELTWGIRTEGRWIGMIGLHRFERQGSAEIGFWMDAAARGHGYLTEAATAVIDAGFAEPLRLARIQWRAIVGNVPSARVAQKLGFRYEGLLRQGLNDPRGRHDGWIAGLLPTDDRTPVPWPVI from the coding sequence ATGGAACCGGTGACCCTGCGGACGGAGCGTCTCGAACTGTCGGTGCCGACCGACGCCGACGTCGACGCGATCACGGCAGCGGCGCAGGACCCGGAGGTGCCGCGGTGGACGACGCTCCCTGCGCCGTACGAGCGTCGCGACGCCGAGGAGTTCATCGCCAAGGCGGCCGCCTGGTGGGACGAGGAGAGCGAGCTCACCTGGGGCATCCGCACCGAGGGCCGCTGGATCGGCATGATCGGGCTGCACCGGTTCGAGAGGCAGGGGTCCGCCGAGATCGGGTTCTGGATGGATGCCGCGGCCCGCGGCCACGGCTACCTCACCGAGGCGGCGACCGCCGTGATCGACGCGGGCTTCGCCGAACCGCTCCGGCTCGCGCGCATCCAGTGGCGCGCGATCGTCGGCAACGTCCCGTCGGCGCGCGTCGCTCAGAAGCTCGGCTTCCGGTACGAGGGCCTCCTCCGGCAGGGTCTGAACGACCCCCGCGGACGCCACGACGGCTGGATCGCAGGGCTCCTGCCGACCGACGACCGCACCCCGGTGCCCTGGCCGGTGATCTGA
- a CDS encoding Fpg/Nei family DNA glycosylase, whose translation MPEMPEVQGLVDFLRERATGLTVTKVSVANIAALKTYDPPIDAMTGATVTGAQRHGKFVDLETDAGAHLIFHLAKAGWLRWYDQLPSTIIRPGKTPIALRVAFDDGSGFDLTEAGTKKSLAYYAARSPADVPGIARLGPDPLDAAFTRDTLAALLAGRRTQIKGVLRDQSIVAGIGNAYSDEILHAAKMSPYALAATLSDEDVDRLYAATRDTLTEAVTAASGKPPADLKDAKRRGMAVHGRRGQACPVCGDEVRSVFFADNSLEYCATCQTGGKVLADRRLSRLLK comes from the coding sequence ATGCCTGAGATGCCCGAGGTGCAGGGACTGGTCGACTTCCTCCGCGAGCGCGCGACGGGACTGACCGTCACGAAGGTGTCGGTCGCGAACATCGCCGCGCTGAAGACGTACGACCCCCCGATCGACGCGATGACGGGCGCGACGGTGACGGGGGCGCAGCGGCACGGCAAGTTCGTCGACCTCGAGACGGATGCCGGTGCCCACCTCATCTTCCACCTCGCGAAGGCGGGCTGGCTGCGCTGGTACGACCAACTGCCGTCGACGATCATCCGCCCGGGCAAGACCCCGATCGCGCTCCGTGTCGCGTTCGACGACGGGTCGGGGTTCGATCTCACCGAGGCAGGGACGAAGAAGTCACTCGCGTATTACGCTGCCCGATCCCCCGCCGACGTCCCCGGCATCGCCAGGCTCGGGCCTGATCCGCTCGACGCCGCGTTCACACGCGACACCCTCGCGGCACTCCTCGCCGGGCGGCGCACGCAGATCAAGGGCGTGCTGCGCGACCAGTCCATCGTGGCGGGCATCGGCAACGCCTACTCCGACGAAATCCTCCACGCGGCGAAGATGTCGCCGTACGCCCTCGCCGCCACGCTGAGCGACGAGGACGTCGATCGGCTCTACGCCGCGACCCGTGACACGCTGACGGAGGCCGTGACCGCGGCATCCGGAAAGCCGCCCGCAGACCTCAAGGACGCGAAGCGACGCGGCATGGCTGTCCATGGCAGACGCGGGCAGGCGTGCCCCGTGTGCGGCGACGAAGTGCGCTCGGTCTTCTTCGCCGACAACAGCCTCGAGTACTGCGCAACGTGTCAGACGGGTGGCAAGGTGCTCGCTGATCGCCGGTTGTCGCGACTGCTCAAGTAG
- a CDS encoding MIP/aquaporin family protein — protein sequence MNDINLWLYFVSETVGTGLLTLLGCGVVANVLLAKSKGFGGGTLMINWGWGLAVFIGVLGSAYSGAQLNPAVSLGLLLAGDLEVTLFFVAVAGQFVGAFLGAVLCWLTYKQHFDGEADAATKLGVFSTGPAIRSYGWNLVTEIIGTFVLVFTIFAFADYGDIQVGTPGGLGPLTALPVALLVVGIGASLGGPTGYAINPARDLGPRIAHAVLPIKGKGSSDWSYAWVPVVGPLIGGAIAAVAAPALLSMV from the coding sequence ATGAACGACATCAACTTGTGGCTCTACTTCGTCTCCGAGACGGTCGGCACTGGGCTGCTGACCCTGCTCGGCTGCGGTGTGGTCGCCAATGTGCTCCTCGCGAAGTCCAAGGGCTTCGGCGGCGGCACGCTGATGATCAACTGGGGCTGGGGTCTGGCGGTGTTCATCGGTGTGCTCGGCTCCGCCTACTCGGGAGCGCAGCTCAACCCCGCCGTGTCGCTCGGGCTGCTGCTTGCCGGCGACCTCGAGGTGACCCTGTTTTTCGTCGCCGTGGCGGGTCAGTTCGTGGGCGCCTTCCTCGGTGCCGTGCTCTGCTGGCTCACCTACAAGCAGCACTTCGACGGTGAGGCCGACGCGGCCACCAAGCTCGGCGTGTTCTCCACGGGCCCGGCGATCCGCTCGTACGGCTGGAACCTCGTCACCGAGATCATCGGGACGTTCGTCCTCGTCTTCACGATCTTCGCGTTCGCCGACTACGGCGACATCCAGGTCGGCACCCCCGGCGGCCTCGGCCCGCTCACCGCGCTGCCGGTCGCACTGCTCGTGGTCGGTATCGGCGCCTCGCTCGGTGGCCCCACCGGTTACGCCATCAACCCTGCCCGTGACCTCGGTCCGCGTATCGCGCACGCGGTGCTCCCGATCAAGGGCAAGGGCTCGAGCGACTGGTCGTACGCATGGGTTCCCGTCGTCGGTCCTCTTATCGGTGGCGCCATCGCCGCCGTCGCGGCACCCGCACTGCTCTCGATGGTCTGA
- the sdhA gene encoding succinate dehydrogenase flavoprotein subunit has translation MSTQTADTVVKDGVHYHQFDIVIVGAGGAGMRAAIEAGPGAKTAVITKLYPTRSHTGAAQGGMAAALANVEEDSWEWHTFDTVKGGDYLVDQDAAEILAKEAIDAVIDLENMGLPFNRTPDGKIDQRRFGGHTADHGKSPVRRACYAADRTGHMILQTLFQNCVKLGINFFNEFYALDLITVKDALGQTQIAGVVAYELATGDLHVFHSKAVIFATGGFGKIFKTTSNAHTLTGDGVGIVWRKGLPLEDIEFFQFHPTGLAGLGILLTEGARGEGAILRNASGERFMERYAPTIKDLAPRDIVARCMVKEVLEGRGAGPNKDYVYLDCTHLGAEVLETKLPDITEFARTYLGVDPVVEPVPVMPTAHYAMGGIPTNNNGEVLADNTTVVPGLYAAGECACVSVHGANRLGTNSLLDINVFGKRSGRQAVEYVKTADFVPLPEDPAKEVRDMIEGLRNNAGTERISTLRKKLQDEMDANAQVFRTEETLTNVMGTINDLRERYKNVHVDDKGKRYNTDLLEAVELGFLLDIAEIVAYAARNRKESRGGHMREDYPDRDDEKYMQHTMAYLTGDPHSANPEDHIRLDWKPVVFTKNDKGEFNYPPMERKY, from the coding sequence GTGAGCACGCAGACTGCGGACACCGTCGTCAAGGACGGCGTCCATTACCACCAGTTCGACATCGTCATCGTCGGCGCCGGCGGCGCGGGCATGCGCGCTGCGATCGAGGCCGGCCCCGGCGCGAAGACGGCCGTCATCACCAAGCTCTACCCCACCCGCAGCCACACCGGTGCGGCGCAGGGCGGCATGGCGGCGGCGCTCGCCAACGTCGAAGAGGACTCCTGGGAGTGGCACACTTTCGACACCGTCAAGGGCGGCGACTACCTCGTCGACCAGGACGCGGCGGAGATCCTCGCGAAGGAAGCCATCGACGCGGTCATCGACCTCGAGAACATGGGCCTCCCCTTCAACCGCACCCCGGACGGCAAGATCGACCAGCGTCGCTTCGGCGGCCACACGGCCGACCACGGCAAGAGCCCGGTGCGCCGCGCCTGCTACGCCGCAGACCGCACCGGCCACATGATCCTGCAGACGCTCTTCCAGAACTGCGTCAAGCTCGGCATCAACTTCTTCAACGAGTTCTACGCCCTCGACCTCATCACGGTGAAGGACGCGCTCGGTCAGACGCAGATCGCCGGCGTCGTCGCGTACGAGCTCGCCACCGGCGACCTGCACGTCTTCCACTCGAAGGCCGTCATCTTCGCCACGGGCGGATTCGGCAAGATCTTCAAGACGACCTCCAACGCGCACACCCTCACCGGCGACGGCGTCGGCATCGTGTGGCGCAAGGGACTGCCGCTGGAGGACATCGAGTTCTTCCAGTTCCACCCGACAGGCCTGGCGGGCCTCGGCATCCTTCTCACCGAAGGCGCCCGCGGCGAGGGTGCGATCCTCCGCAACGCCTCGGGCGAGCGGTTCATGGAGCGCTACGCCCCCACCATCAAGGACCTCGCCCCGCGCGACATCGTCGCCCGCTGCATGGTGAAAGAGGTGCTCGAAGGTCGCGGCGCCGGTCCCAACAAGGACTACGTCTACCTCGACTGCACCCACCTGGGCGCGGAGGTCCTCGAGACCAAGCTCCCCGACATCACCGAGTTCGCCCGCACCTACCTCGGCGTCGACCCGGTCGTCGAGCCGGTGCCGGTCATGCCGACCGCGCACTACGCGATGGGCGGCATCCCGACCAACAACAACGGTGAAGTCCTCGCCGACAACACCACGGTCGTCCCCGGGCTGTACGCCGCCGGCGAATGCGCCTGCGTGTCCGTGCACGGCGCCAACCGCCTCGGCACCAACTCGCTGCTCGACATCAACGTCTTCGGCAAGCGCTCGGGTCGCCAGGCCGTCGAGTACGTGAAGACCGCCGACTTCGTGCCGCTTCCCGAAGACCCGGCGAAGGAGGTCCGAGACATGATCGAAGGACTCCGCAACAACGCCGGCACCGAGCGGATCTCCACCCTCCGCAAGAAGCTCCAGGACGAGATGGACGCGAACGCCCAGGTGTTCCGCACCGAGGAGACCCTGACCAACGTCATGGGGACCATCAACGACCTGCGCGAGCGCTACAAGAACGTCCACGTCGACGACAAGGGCAAGCGGTACAACACCGACCTCCTCGAGGCCGTCGAACTCGGCTTCCTGCTCGACATCGCCGAGATCGTCGCCTACGCCGCACGCAACCGCAAGGAGAGCCGCGGCGGCCACATGCGCGAGGACTACCCCGACCGCGACGACGAGAAGTACATGCAGCACACGATGGCCTACCTCACGGGCGACCCGCACTCGGCGAACCCCGAGGACCACATCCGTCTGGACTGGAAGCCCGTCGTGTTCACCAAGAACGACAAGGGCGAGTTCAACTACCCGCCGATGGAGAGGAAGTACTGA
- a CDS encoding exodeoxyribonuclease III, which produces MPRTVRIASVNVNGIRAAARKGMHGWLETAEVDILTLQEVRAEASDLAAALPGWHVVNDEALAKGRAGVAIAAREPLDVWRIELGDDTLDSKGRWVEADVEVEGETLTVVSAYVFTGEAGTEKQAAKYAFLDAMEERMPHLGDLALITGDLNVGHRELDIRNWKGNVKKAGFLPRERAYFDRFTAPAGETVTTVDGESGRGLGWVDVGRSFAGEIDGPYTWWSNRGKAFDNDTGWRIDYHLATAELATRATDYHVVRAPSWDTRWSDHAPVVADYTLGG; this is translated from the coding sequence GTGCCTCGAACCGTCCGCATCGCCTCCGTCAACGTCAACGGCATCCGCGCCGCCGCCCGGAAGGGCATGCACGGCTGGCTCGAAACGGCGGAGGTCGACATCCTCACGCTGCAGGAGGTGCGGGCCGAGGCATCCGATCTCGCCGCCGCCCTGCCCGGCTGGCACGTCGTGAACGACGAAGCCCTCGCGAAGGGGCGCGCCGGCGTCGCCATCGCCGCCCGCGAGCCGCTGGACGTCTGGCGCATCGAGCTCGGCGACGACACACTCGACTCGAAGGGGCGCTGGGTCGAGGCCGACGTCGAGGTCGAGGGCGAGACCCTCACCGTCGTCAGCGCTTACGTCTTCACGGGTGAGGCGGGTACCGAGAAGCAGGCCGCGAAATACGCGTTCCTCGACGCGATGGAAGAGCGGATGCCGCACCTCGGCGACCTCGCGCTCATCACCGGCGACCTCAACGTCGGCCATCGCGAGCTCGACATCCGCAATTGGAAGGGCAACGTCAAGAAGGCCGGGTTCCTGCCCCGCGAGCGGGCGTACTTCGATCGGTTCACCGCGCCCGCGGGCGAGACCGTCACCACCGTGGACGGCGAGAGCGGTCGCGGCCTCGGCTGGGTCGACGTCGGGCGCTCGTTCGCCGGAGAGATCGACGGGCCGTACACGTGGTGGTCGAACCGCGGCAAGGCGTTCGACAACGACACCGGCTGGCGCATCGACTACCACCTCGCGACCGCCGAACTCGCCACCCGCGCGACCGATTACCACGTCGTCCGGGCGCCCTCCTGGGACACGCGCTGGAGCGACCACGCGCCCGTCGTGGCCGACTACACGCTCGGCGGCTGA
- the trpS gene encoding tryptophan--tRNA ligase produces the protein MSKPRLYSGMQPSADSLQIGNYIGALMQWRDLQESYEAFFSVVDLHALTQPNDPAELREKTRRTAAQYIAAGIEPSKSTLYVQSHVRAHAELAWVLSTVTGFGEANRMTQFKDKSARYGTDATNVGLFTYPILMAADILLYQTDIVPVGDDQKQHVELTRTLAERFNGRYGEAFRVPMPVIQKDTARIYDLQNPTSKMSKSAESDAGVLWLLDDPSKSAKKVMRAVTDSEGVVRYDREAKPGVSNLLVIYAALTGRQIPSIEDEYAGRGYGDFKKGLAEVVVSEFGPVRERALELLDDPAELDRVLAANAARADEVADRTLNDVYDKLGLLRRV, from the coding sequence GTGAGCAAACCCCGCCTGTACTCCGGAATGCAGCCCTCCGCCGACTCCCTCCAGATCGGCAACTACATCGGGGCGCTCATGCAGTGGCGGGACCTGCAGGAGTCGTACGAGGCGTTCTTCTCGGTCGTGGATCTGCACGCCCTCACCCAGCCGAACGACCCCGCCGAACTGCGCGAGAAGACCCGGCGGACGGCGGCGCAGTACATCGCCGCGGGCATCGAGCCGTCCAAGTCCACGCTGTACGTGCAGTCGCACGTGCGCGCGCACGCCGAGCTCGCCTGGGTTCTGTCGACCGTCACCGGCTTCGGCGAGGCGAACCGGATGACCCAGTTCAAGGACAAGTCGGCCCGCTACGGCACCGACGCCACGAACGTCGGTCTGTTCACGTATCCGATCCTCATGGCCGCCGACATCCTGCTGTACCAGACCGACATCGTGCCCGTCGGCGACGACCAGAAGCAGCACGTCGAACTGACCCGCACGCTGGCGGAGCGCTTCAACGGACGCTACGGCGAGGCGTTCCGCGTGCCGATGCCGGTGATCCAGAAGGACACCGCCCGCATCTACGACCTGCAGAACCCGACGTCCAAGATGTCGAAGTCCGCCGAATCGGATGCCGGTGTGCTCTGGCTCCTGGACGACCCGTCGAAGTCGGCGAAGAAGGTCATGCGCGCCGTCACGGACTCGGAGGGTGTCGTCCGGTACGACCGCGAGGCCAAGCCCGGGGTGTCGAACCTGCTCGTGATCTACGCCGCCCTGACGGGGCGGCAGATCCCCTCGATCGAGGACGAGTACGCCGGCCGCGGCTACGGCGACTTCAAGAAGGGCCTCGCCGAGGTCGTGGTGTCGGAGTTCGGTCCCGTGCGCGAGCGGGCGCTCGAACTGCTCGACGACCCGGCGGAGCTCGACCGGGTGCTCGCCGCCAACGCGGCGCGCGCCGACGAGGTCGCCGACCGCACCCTCAACGACGTGTACGACAAGCTCGGACTGCTGCGACGTGTCTGA
- a CDS encoding DUF559 domain-containing protein: MFDVWTTADLRAAGLSARDIRVALASGRLIRTRRGHYVAGEAPVALRVAARVGGRLGCTSLLAALGVFVFDSSQVHVHMERGDSRMRGISSRRLESPERRSVVLHWRRFVEPPASGAVHVRDALLSAVRCQSPRHAVATLDSALHLRFICAADLGDVFAALPQRFLSLRPLLDGRAESGTETLVRLMVRSLGHSVEPQVTIAGVGRVDLLVDGWLVVECDSREFHASWEQRRMDLRRDRQLAALGYSVLRLTADEILYRPDLVIAALRGVLGSSRRPTS, translated from the coding sequence GTGTTCGACGTGTGGACGACTGCCGACCTGCGAGCCGCGGGGCTGTCCGCCCGAGACATCCGCGTCGCGCTCGCGAGCGGCCGGCTCATCCGGACTCGGAGGGGTCATTACGTGGCCGGCGAAGCGCCCGTGGCTCTGCGTGTTGCCGCGCGCGTCGGTGGACGACTGGGATGCACGTCCTTGCTGGCAGCCCTCGGGGTGTTCGTCTTCGACAGCTCTCAGGTCCACGTGCACATGGAACGTGGCGACAGCCGGATGCGGGGGATCAGCAGTCGGCGGCTCGAATCGCCGGAGCGGCGCAGCGTGGTCCTGCATTGGCGGCGATTCGTCGAGCCACCGGCATCCGGCGCCGTGCATGTGCGGGACGCGCTGCTCAGCGCCGTCCGATGCCAGAGCCCTCGTCACGCCGTAGCCACACTCGACAGTGCGCTTCATCTCCGCTTCATCTGCGCTGCCGACCTCGGTGATGTCTTCGCCGCGTTGCCCCAGAGGTTCCTTTCTCTCCGACCGCTGCTCGACGGTCGGGCCGAATCGGGCACAGAGACGCTCGTTCGTCTGATGGTGCGAAGCCTCGGCCACTCCGTCGAGCCTCAGGTGACGATCGCAGGAGTCGGTCGAGTAGACCTGCTCGTCGACGGTTGGTTGGTCGTCGAATGCGACAGCCGTGAGTTCCATGCCTCGTGGGAGCAGCGACGCATGGACCTGCGGCGCGACCGACAGCTTGCTGCGCTCGGATACAGCGTGCTGCGGCTCACCGCGGACGAGATCCTCTACCGTCCCGACCTCGTGATCGCCGCACTGCGAGGCGTGCTGGGATCGAGCCGTCGGCCGACCTCCTGA
- a CDS encoding YhjD/YihY/BrkB family envelope integrity protein: protein MTSDDQTPPLRERWEASRLRERLDQPIERAGAVTRRTLRWFPVRVWRHFLRHNGFLLAASISYQSLFALFATLYSAFAVVGLWLGGSQAAIDGLIRVVNSYIPGFIGEAGPVDPDDVASIARDSGSLLAVTGTIALGVAVWTAIGFVTFTRRAVRDIFGLPFDTRSFVLLKLGDLVAAILFGAALVLGAGLGLVAGGVLTQALRWLEVDVPSSAAELASRIGSVVVSVALNSAALTLLIRFLTGTSLPWRSIIPGATAGGAALALLQLGFGFLAAYSPTNPLLATFSVVVGLLLWLRLAGIVMLVAASWIGVAARDADIPLAPPTAEQQRAAEREALRVVVEAGVREARSALARARWWERPGARRDLRRAEDLLAQTRGTTGVGGPA from the coding sequence GTGACCTCGGACGACCAGACGCCTCCCCTGCGCGAGCGGTGGGAGGCGTCTCGTCTGCGCGAGCGCCTCGACCAGCCCATCGAGCGTGCCGGCGCGGTCACCCGACGGACCCTCCGCTGGTTCCCGGTGCGGGTCTGGCGTCACTTCCTGCGGCACAACGGCTTCCTGCTGGCGGCATCCATCAGCTACCAGTCCCTGTTCGCGCTTTTCGCGACGCTGTACTCGGCGTTCGCCGTGGTCGGCCTGTGGCTCGGCGGGTCGCAGGCGGCGATCGACGGCCTCATCCGGGTCGTCAACTCCTACATCCCGGGCTTCATCGGTGAGGCGGGGCCCGTGGATCCCGACGATGTGGCGTCGATCGCCCGCGACAGCGGCAGCCTGCTCGCCGTCACCGGAACGATCGCCCTCGGTGTCGCCGTGTGGACCGCCATCGGGTTCGTCACCTTCACCCGACGGGCCGTCCGCGACATCTTCGGGCTGCCGTTCGACACCCGTAGCTTCGTGCTGCTGAAACTCGGCGACCTCGTCGCGGCGATCCTGTTCGGCGCCGCGCTCGTCCTCGGCGCCGGCCTGGGGCTGGTCGCCGGCGGTGTTCTGACGCAGGCGTTGCGGTGGCTGGAGGTCGACGTGCCCTCATCGGCCGCCGAACTCGCCAGCCGGATCGGGTCGGTCGTCGTCAGCGTCGCGCTCAACTCCGCCGCTCTGACGCTGCTGATCCGCTTCCTCACCGGGACTTCGCTGCCGTGGCGCTCCATCATCCCCGGGGCGACCGCCGGCGGCGCGGCGCTCGCGCTCCTGCAGCTGGGCTTCGGTTTTCTCGCCGCCTACTCCCCCACCAACCCCCTGCTCGCCACCTTCTCCGTCGTCGTCGGTCTGCTGCTGTGGCTGCGTCTGGCCGGGATCGTGATGCTCGTCGCGGCATCCTGGATCGGGGTCGCGGCTCGGGATGCCGACATCCCCCTCGCGCCCCCGACCGCCGAGCAGCAGCGCGCTGCCGAGCGCGAAGCGCTACGGGTGGTCGTCGAGGCGGGCGTGCGCGAGGCCCGGTCGGCGCTCGCCCGCGCGCGCTGGTGGGAACGCCCCGGCGCGCGCCGGGACCTGCGCCGCGCCGAGGACCTGCTCGCGCAGACCCGCGGCACGACCGGTGTCGGCGGCCCCGCTTAG
- a CDS encoding succinate dehydrogenase iron-sulfur subunit — MTLVAPDAPAAPQESNDSGIQSYLVTFIIRRFDPETDTEPRWVDYDVEMYPTDRVLDALHRIKWDVDGTLSFRRSCAHGICGSDAMRINGRNRLACKTLIKDLDISKPIYVEAIKGLPLEKDLIVDMDPFFESFRDVQPFLQANSTPEPGKERIQSITDRAVYDDTTKCILCAACTSSCPVFWTDGQYFGPAAIVNAHRFIFDSRDDAGDVRLDILNDKEGVWRCRTTFNCTEACPRGIEITKAIAEVKQAVLRG; from the coding sequence ATGACCCTCGTCGCCCCCGACGCACCTGCCGCTCCGCAGGAGTCGAACGACTCCGGCATCCAGTCGTACCTGGTCACCTTCATCATCCGTCGCTTCGACCCCGAGACCGACACCGAGCCGCGGTGGGTCGACTACGACGTGGAGATGTACCCGACCGACCGTGTGCTCGACGCGCTGCACCGCATCAAGTGGGACGTCGACGGCACGCTGAGCTTCCGCCGCTCGTGCGCGCACGGCATCTGCGGCTCCGACGCGATGCGCATCAATGGCCGCAACCGCCTCGCCTGCAAGACGCTGATCAAGGACCTCGACATCTCGAAGCCGATCTACGTCGAGGCGATCAAGGGCCTGCCGCTGGAGAAGGACCTCATCGTCGACATGGACCCGTTCTTCGAGTCCTTCCGCGACGTGCAGCCGTTCCTCCAGGCGAACTCCACCCCCGAGCCGGGCAAGGAGCGCATCCAGTCGATCACCGACCGCGCCGTCTACGACGACACCACCAAGTGCATCCTGTGCGCGGCGTGCACGTCCTCGTGCCCCGTGTTCTGGACCGACGGCCAGTACTTCGGCCCCGCCGCGATCGTCAACGCGCACCGCTTCATCTTCGACTCGCGCGACGACGCCGGCGACGTGCGCCTCGACATCCTCAACGACAAAGAGGGCGTCTGGCGCTGCCGCACGACCTTCAACTGCACCGAGGCGTGCCCCCGCGGCATCGAGATCACCAAGGCCATCGCCGAGGTGAAGCAGGCGGTCCTGCGCGGCTGA
- the glpK gene encoding glycerol kinase GlpK has product MADYIIAIDQGTTSSRAIIFDHGGSIIATGQKEHEQILPRAGWVEHDALEIWRNVQEVIGIALAKADLTRHDIAAVGITNQRETAVVWDKRTGQPVYNAIVWQDTRTQAIVDRLATEGLGTERYKGIVGLPLATYFSGTKIAWILENVDGARERAEAGDLIFGTTDTWVLWNLTGGTDGGVHVTDVTNASRTLFMDLETLQWREDILADFGVPLSMMPEIRSSSEVYGTAEDSSLLRETPIAGILGDQQAATFGQAAFEKGESKNTYGTGNFLIFQTGEEIVHSRNGLLTTVGYKLGDQPARYALEGSIAVTGSLIQWLRDQVGLISSAPEVEKLAASVEDNGGVYVVPAFSGLFAPYWRPEARGAIVGLTRFANRGHIARAALEATAFQTREVLDAVNADSGVDLEELKVDGGMTANDTLMQFQADMLGVPVVRPVVAETTALGAAYAAGLAVGFWSDLDELRANWQEDARWEPSDDVAERERQLRLWKKAVTKSFDWVDDDVN; this is encoded by the coding sequence ATGGCTGACTACATCATCGCAATCGATCAGGGCACCACATCCAGCCGCGCGATCATCTTCGACCACGGCGGCTCGATCATCGCCACCGGCCAGAAGGAGCACGAGCAGATCCTGCCGCGCGCCGGCTGGGTCGAGCACGACGCCCTCGAGATCTGGCGCAACGTCCAGGAAGTGATCGGCATCGCGCTCGCCAAGGCCGATCTCACCCGCCACGACATCGCCGCCGTCGGCATCACCAATCAGCGCGAGACGGCTGTCGTCTGGGACAAGCGCACCGGCCAGCCCGTGTACAACGCGATCGTCTGGCAGGACACTCGCACGCAGGCAATCGTCGACCGGCTCGCCACCGAGGGCCTCGGCACCGAGCGGTACAAGGGCATCGTCGGGCTGCCGCTGGCGACCTATTTCTCGGGCACGAAGATCGCTTGGATCCTCGAGAACGTCGACGGCGCCCGCGAGCGCGCGGAAGCCGGCGACCTCATCTTCGGCACCACCGACACCTGGGTGTTGTGGAACCTGACCGGCGGCACCGACGGCGGCGTCCACGTCACCGACGTGACCAACGCATCGCGCACCCTCTTCATGGACCTCGAGACACTGCAGTGGCGTGAGGACATCCTCGCGGACTTCGGCGTGCCGCTGTCGATGATGCCCGAGATCCGCTCCTCGTCCGAGGTGTACGGCACCGCGGAGGACTCGTCGCTGCTGCGCGAGACCCCTATCGCTGGCATCCTCGGCGATCAGCAGGCCGCGACATTCGGCCAGGCCGCGTTCGAGAAGGGCGAGAGCAAGAACACCTACGGCACCGGCAACTTCCTGATCTTCCAGACCGGTGAAGAGATCGTTCACTCCCGCAACGGACTGCTGACGACCGTCGGCTACAAGCTCGGCGACCAGCCCGCTCGGTACGCACTGGAAGGATCGATCGCCGTGACCGGATCGCTCATCCAGTGGTTGCGCGACCAGGTCGGCTTGATCTCATCGGCGCCCGAGGTTGAGAAGCTCGCGGCATCCGTCGAAGACAACGGCGGCGTCTACGTCGTTCCCGCGTTCTCGGGGCTGTTCGCGCCGTACTGGCGCCCCGAGGCGCGCGGCGCGATCGTCGGCCTCACCCGGTTCGCGAACCGCGGGCACATCGCCCGCGCCGCGCTCGAGGCGACCGCGTTCCAGACGCGTGAGGTTCTCGACGCCGTCAACGCGGACTCCGGCGTCGACCTCGAAGAGCTCAAGGTCGACGGCGGCATGACGGCCAACGACACGCTCATGCAGTTCCAGGCCGACATGCTCGGTGTGCCCGTCGTCCGCCCGGTCGTCGCGGAGACGACGGCACTCGGCGCCGCGTACGCTGCCGGTCTCGCCGTCGGCTTCTGGTCTGACCTCGATGAGTTGCGCGCCAACTGGCAGGAGGACGCTCGCTGGGAGCCCAGCGACGACGTCGCTGAGCGCGAGCGTCAGCTGCGGCTGTGGAAGAAGGCCGTCACCAAGTCGTTCGACTGGGTCGACGACGACGTCAACTGA
- a CDS encoding succinate dehydrogenase hydrophobic membrane anchor subunit — translation MTADTLVPPRTPQGKASIRKKGPNLEKWGWVFMRVSGVLLIVLIFGHLFSNLMVGDGISGLDFAFVAGKLANPLWQWWDVAMLWLAFIHGTNGMRTIVNDYVSNAKVRRILVVALWAVAAFMILLGTLVVFTFDPCIPNLSDASILSEACKAQG, via the coding sequence ATGACCGCCGACACCCTCGTCCCGCCGCGCACCCCGCAGGGCAAGGCCTCCATCCGCAAGAAGGGTCCGAACCTCGAGAAGTGGGGTTGGGTCTTCATGCGCGTCTCTGGCGTGCTGCTCATCGTGCTGATCTTCGGCCACCTCTTCTCCAACCTCATGGTCGGCGACGGCATCTCGGGCCTCGATTTCGCCTTCGTCGCCGGCAAGCTGGCCAACCCGCTGTGGCAGTGGTGGGACGTCGCCATGCTGTGGCTCGCGTTCATCCACGGCACCAACGGCATGCGCACCATCGTGAACGACTACGTCAGCAACGCGAAGGTCCGACGGATCCTCGTCGTCGCCCTCTGGGCGGTCGCCGCGTTCATGATCCTGCTCGGCACGCTCGTCGTCTTCACCTTCGACCCCTGCATCCCCAACCTCAGCGACGCCAGCATCCTCTCCGAGGCCTGCAAGGCACAGGGCTGA